The region GGTGCGCCCAGTTTCGGGTGCAGGATCGCGGCGGCGTGTTCCAGCTCTCCCCCCTCGCCCACCATCGCGGCCTTGCCATAGCTTTCGGCCTGCGCGGGGGTGATCCCAAGGGCCGCAACACATTTATCGCCCAGCAATCCCCCCAGCTCTGCGCCGATATCCATCAGCGGGGTCAGGTCCTCGGTATAAGAGCCTGCAAAGGGGTTTTTGATCACGGCCACAGCAACGGCCTTGCGCGTGGGGGGCGATATCTGCTGCCCGATCTCGCGGTGAGTCTCTTCGACCCAAGTGGCGATTTTGCGGATTTCGGCGCTCATCTCAGGCCATCCTTTCCTTCGATTTCCTTTGCATCCAACCCGCCCGCGCGGTTGTGGATACGTGCCCCTGTGGTCATCACAAGGATCACCGCCATTTCATCGGCACGGGGGCTGTCATTCAAGCCGACCTCGATTGAATCGAAATGGCTGCGGACATAAGAGGCATCGACATGGGTCACAGGCACATCCAGCCGCACCCCCGCCGCGCCGACCTTTTTCGTCGACGGCACAATCGCCTTCGACCCCCCAAGCACGTCGCGCATGGCATAGCCGCCGGGGGCGTGCCAGAGCGCACCGTGCTCCAACTCTCCGCCCGTGCCGACGATGCTGCCTTTGCCGTATCCTTCGATCTGTGCCGCCTCGACCCCGAGCGCCGCCAGCAGCTTTTGCGCCATCGCGACCCCCAGCGGTTTGAGGTCTTCCATAAAGGGCTGGATGTCCTCGATATAAGAGCCTGCATAGGGGTTTTGGATCACAGCCATGACCGACCCGCGTTTCAGCGGCGTATTGGCGCGGGGGCCGCCTTCGTGGAAAATCTCTTCGACGCTGGTGACAATTTTGCGGGTCATAACCTCAGGCATATTCGGGGGCTTTCACTAGGGATTTCAGGGTTTCGGGCAAGCCGATGACAGTATGTTGGTCGCGCAGAAAAAGCGCCGCGCCAGAGATGAGGCCACGGTCGCGCAAACCCTGCGCCGCTGTCGCGCCGGTGGTAAGCGCTTGGTTAATCTCGGCAGGAGAGAGCGGCCCGACATGGGTAACCACCGGTGCCGCACCAAGGTCACTGTCGTCGTGCAACCGGTTCGCGGGGCTACGCCGGATCGCGGGATGGGCGGGCAGATCGACGGCGTTGCCAAGTTTGGT is a window of Sulfitobacter pontiacus DNA encoding:
- a CDS encoding amino acid synthesis family protein; its protein translation is MSAEIRKIATWVEETHREIGQQISPPTRKAVAVAVIKNPFAGSYTEDLTPLMDIGAELGGLLGDKCVAALGITPAQAESYGKAAMVGEGGELEHAAAILHPKLGAPLRVAVEKGAALVPSSKKMGGPGQVLDVPLGHKDAAYVRSHFDGIEVRLNDAPRAGEILVAVAVTDSGRPLPRVGGLTHAEAEGKDGLR
- a CDS encoding amino acid synthesis family protein, with the protein product MPEVMTRKIVTSVEEIFHEGGPRANTPLKRGSVMAVIQNPYAGSYIEDIQPFMEDLKPLGVAMAQKLLAALGVEAAQIEGYGKGSIVGTGGELEHGALWHAPGGYAMRDVLGGSKAIVPSTKKVGAAGVRLDVPVTHVDASYVRSHFDSIEVGLNDSPRADEMAVILVMTTGARIHNRAGGLDAKEIEGKDGLR